From a region of the Desmodus rotundus isolate HL8 chromosome 7, HLdesRot8A.1, whole genome shotgun sequence genome:
- the CLEC14A gene encoding C-type lectin domain family 14 member A — translation MRPALALCFLWQALWPLPSLGEHPTADRAGCSASGACYSLHHSTIKRQAAEEACNLRGGALSTVRGGAELRTVLALLRAGPGPGGGSKDLLFWVALERRRSHCTLKDEPLRGFSWLSSDVGGSEIDTLQWVQEPQLSCTSRSCAGLQATGGVEPAGWKEMRCHVRANGYLCKYQFDGLCPAPRPGAASNLSYRAPFQLHSAALDFSPPGTKVSALCPGQQSITATCTVDEVGARWAGIPPGAVLCPCPGGYLRAGKCVELYDCLDDSEGFACECAAGFVLGKDGRSCVTNGEGEPNPGGTKVPTRHPPATGTSSMPRRTWSPRVQEKSHIPGQGSSATYIPEIPGWEAQSTMPTLQSSPPTNSKAAITSSGSVIPKSNSSSSSDIPQALDSSTVVFILVSIAVVVLVILTMTVLGLFKLCFHKSPSSQSRKGPLASPGVESDAEVTALRSSPAHNADNGVKVAACGTEQRAPH, via the coding sequence ATGAGGCCGGCTCTTGCCCTGTGCTTCCTCTGGCAGGCCCTCTGGCCCCTGCCGAGCCTTGGCGAGCACCCCACCGCCGACCGCGCGGGCTGCTCCGCCTCGGGGGCCTGCTACAGCCTGCACCACTCGACCATCAAGCGGCAGGCGGCCGAAGAGGCCTGCAACCTGCGCGGCGGGGCGCTCAGCACTGTCCGCGGGGGCGCTGAGCTCCGCACGGTGCTCGCTCTCCTGCGGGCAGGCCCCGGCCCCGGAGGGGGCTCCAAAGACCTTCTGTTCTGGGTGGCGCTGGAGCGCCGGCGATCCCACTGCACCTTGAAGGACGAGCCGTTGCGGGGTTTCTCCTGGTTGTCCTCCGACGTCGGCGGGTCGGAAATCGACACGCTGCAGTGGGTGCAGGAGCCCCAACTCTCCTGCACTTCGAGGAGTTGCGCCGGACTCCAGGCCACCGGGGGCGTCGAGCCGGCAGGCTGGAAGGAGATGCGCTGCCACGTACGCGCCAACGGCTACCTGTGCAAGTACCAGTTTGACGGCTTGTGCCCTGCACCGCGCCCCGGGGCCGCCTCTAACTTGAGCTACCGCGCGCCCTTCCAGCTGCACAGCGCGGCGCTGGACTTCAGTCCCCCAGGGACCAAGGTGAGTGCGCTCTGCCCCGGGCAGCAATCCATCACTGCCACCTGCACCGTGGATGAGGTCGGCGCTCGCTGGGCCGGGATACCCCCCGGGGCTGtgctctgtccctgccctggggggTACCTCCGTGCTGGCAAATGCGTGGAGCTCTATGATTGCCTAGACGACTCGGAAGGCTTTGCCTGCGAGTGTGCTGCGGGCTTCGTGCTGGGGAAAGACGGACGCTCCTGTGTAACCAATGGAGAAGGAGAGCCGAACCCTGGGGGAACCAAAGTGCCTACCAGGCACCCACCGGCCACTGGAACCAGCTCCATGCCGAGGAGAACGTGGTCACCCAGGGTCCAGGAGAAATCTCATATCCCTGGACAAGGCAGTTCAGCAACATATATTCCCGAGATTCCTGGGTGGGAAGCACAGAGCACGATGCCTACCCTTCAATCGTCCCCTCCAACCAACTCAAAGGCCGCCATCACTTCTTCCGGAAGCGTTATTCCCAAGTCTAATTCCTCATCTTCCTCCGACATTCCCCAGGCTTTGGACTCCTCCACCGTCGTCTTCATACTTGTGAGCATAGCGGTAGTTGTGTTGGTGATCTTGACCATGACTGTACTGGGGCTTTTCAAACTCTGTTTTCACAAAAGCCCTTCCTCCCAGTCACGAAAGGGGCCTTTGGCCTCTCCTGGTGTGGAGAGTGATGCTGAGGTCACCGCTCTGCGCTCCAGTCCCGCACACAACGCAGACAATGGGGTGAAGGTCGCAGCCTGCGGGACAGAGCAGAGGGCGCCTCACTGA
- the LOC128781439 gene encoding uncharacterized protein: protein MVTLNIEGKPIDFLIDMGATFSVLKQPRGQVQKAKTKIVGATGKEESYPWTTARITNLGHGTITHSFLVIPDCPYPLLGRDLLQKLQASITFKREDSGASEGGEKVSLEVTVPLSEEYLLAALQEGKGEFTGVPEELRAMVPGVWAESNEPGLASHQPPVIVQLLSTASPVRVRQYPIPARAKRGIARHLKRLLEAGILRKCQSAWNTPLLPVQKPGTQDYRPVQDLREYVDDILIAAADEEECKKATLDLLQDLQRMGYRVSAKKAQIVTRTSLQALQQVREEVRALQRLPQPEGKSPAKPLEPGQWVWVLNHRQGNLEPRWLGPFQVLLSTPSAVRVAEKPYWIHLSHTKPARDPEEDQKTWHVLRDPEKPLQLKFSKK, encoded by the exons ATGGTCACCTTGAATATTGAAGGGAAACCAATAGATTTCCTGATTGACATGGGAGCCACATTTTCAGTTCTAAAGCAACCCAGAGGACAAGTACAAAAGGCAAAGACTAAGATAGTAGGGGCAACGGGTAAGGAGGAATCCTACCCGTGGACGACTGCCAGGATCACTAATTTAGGGCACGGCACCATAACCCACTCGTTCCTAGTAATTCCAGATTGTCCCTACCCCCTGCTGGGTCGGGACTTGCTGCAGAAACTCCAAGCCTCCATCACCTTCAAGCGAGAGGACAGTGGTGCTTCCGAGGGAGGTGAGAAAGTTAGCCTGGAAGTAACTGTGCCTCTATCAGAGGAGTACCTTCTAGCGGCCCTCCAGGAAGGTAAGGGGGAGTTCACTGGGGTGCCAGAGGAACTGCGGGCAATGGTGCCCGGGGTGTGGGCTGAGTCCAACGAACCAGGACTGGCCTCCCACCAGCCGCCAGTCATAGTGCAGCTGCTGAGCACCGCTAGCCCGGTGCGAGTGAGGCAGTACCCCATACCTGCACGGGCCAAGCGGGGCATAGCGCGGCACTTGAAGCGGCTGCTAGAGGCAGGCATTCTCCGCAAGTGCCAGTCTGCCTGGAACACCCCCTTGCTCCCAGTCCAGAAGCCTGGGACCCAGGACTATCGCCCAGTGCAGGACTTGCGAGAG TACGTGGACGACATCCTCATAGCTGCTGCCGATGAGGAAGAATGCAAAAAGGCCACCCTGGACCTGCTCCAGGACCTTCAGCGGATGGGGTACCGAGTATCTGCCAAGAAGGCTCAGATTGTCACCCGAACT TCCTTGCAGGCACTGCAGCAGGTGAGAGAAGAAGTTCGCGCGTTGCAGAGACTGCCGCAGCCAGAAGGGAAGAGTCCAGCCAAACCCTTGGAGCCAGGCCAGTGGGTGTGGGTCCTGAATCACCGACAAGGAAATCTTGAACCTAGGTGGCTAGGACCTTTCCAGGTACTATTAAGCACCCCGTCGGCGGTACGGGTGGCTGAGAAGCCATACTGGATTCACCTCTCCCACACCAAGCCAGCCCGGGACCCTGAAGAAGACCAAAAGACATGGCATGTCCTACGAGACCCGGAAAAACCCCTCCAATTGAAATTCTCCAAAAAGTAG